In Pelorhabdus rhamnosifermentans, one genomic interval encodes:
- a CDS encoding response regulator transcription factor yields the protein MVTLFIADDEQLERQALRLIIEKNCPNIQIIGEAGDGISTVHMVIDEKPDIVLMDIRMPGMNGLEAAKRIRTVLPDSHIVMLTAFDEFTYAREALTIGAVEYLLKPVRPAGIVSAMAVIEKRIAGIRVKQAEEEELRKSVESALPFIQMSFVYDLISGSITELDHLQQRSRFLGLTFDPGVALIVDIDNFKQLTCQDTELEKQLMKQKVYQHICQVTGKNALVTPFGSDNVIVLLGFANEDRSEEIENSVQEIAVTIKESIRLEMNIGVTIGIGNYYEDPRELHKSYLEARRAERQRFYLGDGQIIHIKDVPYVNASPFNYPFRYERAVLDKVRCGDREQAKETLHELLNGIFASKASIETVKACVLELLIVLSRSAVEGGANLDQLTLLNFTCIDQLTACNTKGQVEHWLFEALDHFMDNMLDNRVSTNLRVINQACDYIVHHCHKNISLEDVAQTVHLSPFYFSRLFKQEKGYNFVDFLTQVRMDKAKKLLQNPDFTAVRIASEVGYQDASYFSRVFRQTTGLTPNQYRQGINKPK from the coding sequence ATGGTTACACTATTTATAGCAGATGATGAACAACTAGAAAGACAGGCATTACGGCTAATTATTGAAAAAAATTGTCCTAACATTCAAATTATCGGTGAAGCGGGTGATGGAATCAGCACGGTTCATATGGTAATTGATGAAAAGCCGGATATTGTGTTAATGGATATTCGTATGCCTGGAATGAATGGTTTAGAAGCTGCCAAGCGCATTCGAACGGTTTTGCCTGATTCGCATATTGTTATGCTTACGGCTTTTGATGAGTTTACTTATGCCAGGGAGGCCCTTACGATTGGCGCTGTGGAGTATCTGTTAAAGCCTGTTAGACCCGCTGGTATTGTGAGCGCCATGGCGGTAATCGAAAAAAGAATTGCTGGAATTCGAGTCAAACAAGCTGAAGAAGAGGAATTGCGCAAAAGTGTAGAATCGGCTCTCCCTTTTATCCAAATGTCTTTTGTCTATGATCTGATTTCTGGTTCTATTACAGAGCTTGATCACTTACAGCAACGTTCGCGTTTTTTAGGTCTTACTTTTGATCCTGGTGTAGCTCTTATCGTGGATATTGACAATTTTAAGCAACTTACTTGTCAGGACACGGAGCTTGAAAAGCAATTAATGAAACAAAAAGTTTATCAGCATATTTGTCAAGTTACTGGCAAGAATGCGTTAGTTACACCTTTTGGCAGTGATAATGTCATTGTTTTGCTAGGGTTCGCCAACGAAGATAGGTCCGAAGAAATTGAAAATTCCGTTCAGGAGATAGCTGTTACCATTAAAGAAAGTATTCGGCTTGAGATGAATATTGGCGTTACCATTGGCATTGGCAATTATTATGAGGACCCACGCGAGCTTCATAAGTCTTATTTGGAAGCTCGGCGTGCCGAACGGCAAAGGTTTTATCTTGGAGACGGTCAAATTATTCATATTAAGGATGTGCCTTATGTTAATGCCAGTCCCTTTAATTATCCCTTCCGGTATGAGAGGGCTGTTCTTGATAAGGTGCGGTGCGGTGACCGAGAACAAGCGAAGGAGACCCTCCATGAATTGCTCAATGGTATTTTTGCTAGTAAGGCTAGTATTGAGACAGTAAAGGCTTGCGTATTGGAACTTCTCATTGTATTATCCCGCTCCGCTGTAGAGGGAGGCGCAAATTTAGATCAGCTTACGTTGCTTAATTTTACTTGTATTGATCAATTGACTGCTTGTAACACGAAAGGGCAAGTGGAACATTGGTTATTTGAGGCGCTCGATCATTTTATGGATAATATGTTGGATAATCGTGTGAGTACGAATCTTAGGGTGATTAATCAAGCTTGTGATTATATTGTTCATCATTGTCATAAGAATATTTCTTTGGAAGACGTGGCTCAGACTGTCCATTTAAGTCCCTTTTATTTTAGTCGTTTATTTAAACAGGAAAAAGGCTATAATTTTGTTGATTTTCTTACACAAGTACGTATGGATAAAGCAAAAAAGTTGTTGCAGAATCCTGATTTTACAGCAGTACGCATTGCTTCGGAAGTGGGCTATCAAGATGCTAGTTATTTTAGCCGCGTTTTTCGCCAGACAACAGGGTTGACACCCAATCAGTATCGACAGGGAATAAATAAGCCTAAGTAA
- the eutS gene encoding ethanolamine utilization microcompartment protein EutS yields MATEKPRVVQEYVPGKQLTLAHLIANPKRDLCEKLGLVTSSAIGILTITPCEAAIIAADIATKTADVQIGFMDRFTGSLVITGNVAAVEAALSQIIHVLRDGLGFTGPKLTKS; encoded by the coding sequence ATGGCAACAGAAAAACCACGCGTCGTTCAAGAATATGTACCAGGTAAACAGTTGACGCTAGCCCATCTTATTGCCAATCCAAAACGGGATTTGTGTGAAAAACTTGGACTTGTGACAAGTTCAGCCATTGGCATTCTAACGATTACACCCTGTGAGGCAGCCATTATTGCGGCAGATATTGCGACGAAAACGGCCGATGTTCAAATTGGTTTTATGGATCGTTTTACAGGTTCCCTCGTTATTACAGGGAATGTAGCTGCTGTTGAGGCAGCCCTCAGTCAGATTATTCATGTTCTTCGTGATGGCTTGGGGTTTACAGGTCCAAAGTTGACGAAATCCTGA
- a CDS encoding EutP/PduV family microcompartment system protein gives MFVGAVGAGKTSLIHVLQNDCQKVQKTQSIIFTDGAIDTPGEYAQIPRFYSALLITAVESSIVVIVQDATDLKTTLPPGFAGIFTRKVVGVVTKIDALGAEREKARNRLFQVGVKDPIFFVSAHTREGIDVFMDYLMKGGVHNE, from the coding sequence ATGTTTGTTGGTGCCGTAGGGGCCGGGAAAACGTCGCTGATTCATGTATTACAGAATGATTGCCAAAAGGTACAGAAAACACAAAGTATTATTTTCACAGATGGTGCCATTGATACGCCAGGTGAATATGCGCAAATTCCACGATTTTATTCGGCACTACTGATTACTGCTGTGGAATCTTCGATTGTCGTTATTGTGCAAGATGCAACAGATTTAAAAACTACTCTTCCGCCTGGTTTTGCTGGGATATTTACGCGAAAGGTTGTTGGAGTAGTAACAAAAATTGATGCACTTGGCGCAGAAAGGGAGAAGGCTCGCAATCGGTTATTTCAAGTGGGGGTCAAAGATCCGATTTTTTTTGTTTCAGCCCATACAAGGGAAGGTATTGATGTATTCATGGATTACTTGATGAAAGGAGGTGTACATAATGAGTGA
- the eutM gene encoding ethanolamine utilization microcompartment protein EutM: MMSEALGMVETRGLVGAIEAADAMVKAANVILIGYEKIGSGLVTVMVRGDVGAIKAATEAGAAAAQRVGEIVSVHVIPRPHTDVEKILPKVK; this comes from the coding sequence ATAATGAGTGAAGCGCTAGGAATGGTTGAAACGCGTGGGTTAGTGGGGGCCATTGAAGCAGCTGATGCCATGGTTAAGGCAGCAAATGTCATTTTAATTGGCTATGAGAAAATTGGCTCAGGTTTGGTGACAGTCATGGTACGCGGTGATGTTGGCGCAATTAAAGCAGCCACAGAAGCGGGTGCTGCCGCCGCCCAAAGGGTGGGTGAAATTGTATCTGTTCATGTGATTCCACGTCCGCATACGGATGTAGAAAAAATTCTTCCCAAGGTAAAGTAG
- the pduB gene encoding propanediol utilization microcompartment protein PduB: MQEQLIDKVMDEIKKRMESQEPAKVEQEQAITSGASFANPGLTEFVGTAIGDTIGLVIANVDPMLHDIMKIDPKFRSIGILGGRTGAGPHILAADEAVKATNTEIITIELARDTKGGAGHGCLILFGAEEVSDARRAIEVALKELDRTMGDVYGNDAGHIELQYTARASYAVNKAFNGPIGKAFGLVVGAPAAIGVLMADVAVKTANVELVGYASPGGGTSYSNEVIIMVTGDSGAVRQAVLAAKDTGKKLLEALGGPAPSTTTPYI, from the coding sequence ATGCAAGAACAATTAATTGACAAAGTGATGGATGAAATTAAGAAACGGATGGAAAGTCAGGAACCTGCCAAGGTGGAACAAGAGCAAGCGATAACGTCAGGAGCAAGTTTTGCGAATCCTGGACTAACTGAATTTGTGGGAACTGCTATTGGCGATACGATTGGTCTAGTTATTGCCAATGTGGATCCTATGCTGCATGACATCATGAAAATTGATCCAAAATTCCGTTCGATCGGCATATTAGGTGGCCGTACTGGTGCCGGCCCTCATATTCTGGCTGCTGACGAGGCCGTCAAGGCTACGAATACAGAAATTATTACGATTGAATTAGCCCGTGATACGAAAGGCGGCGCCGGACATGGTTGCTTGATCTTGTTTGGTGCTGAAGAAGTATCAGATGCCCGGAGAGCTATTGAAGTGGCACTAAAAGAACTAGATCGGACGATGGGCGATGTTTATGGTAATGATGCCGGTCATATTGAACTGCAATATACCGCTCGTGCCAGTTATGCAGTGAATAAAGCTTTTAATGGTCCGATTGGCAAGGCATTTGGTTTAGTTGTTGGTGCTCCAGCAGCTATTGGCGTACTCATGGCGGATGTGGCAGTGAAGACAGCTAATGTCGAATTAGTTGGCTATGCGAGCCCTGGTGGCGGAACAAGTTATTCTAACGAAGTTATTATTATGGTTACAGGTGATTCCGGTGCCGTGCGTCAAGCCGTACTTGCTGCGAAAGATACAGGGAAAAAACTACTGGAAGCACTAGGCGGGCCTGCTCCGTCGACAACAACACCTTATATTTAA